In Candidatus Angelobacter sp., the sequence AAGCAGGGGTCGCTGGCCAAGCCAGTTGCGGGATGGCTACAAGGACTATCGCATCCTGAAGTGCCCGAGCGATGTGCCCAATCCGGTTTCCAGCGGAACCGATCCGATCAACTTTCCTTTCGATTCTACAAATCGAAGCTATATCATAAACGGTTGGAACGACTATTTCGAGGCAAGCATGGGCGCGTCCTTTGTTCCGCCGGCTCCGGTTGACAAAGGAATGATTGAATCCGGGATCAAGGAACCCAGTGAAACGATCGTATTCGGAGAAAAACATGGCGAGCCTCCAACTCCAAGCGACCCGACTCAACACGGGCATTTCTACATGGACTTTCTGGAGGGGATCGGCAACGACGTTACCGAAGTGGAACAGAGCCGTCATTCAACGGCATCGAAGAACTCGCGCGGCGGCGGGTCGGACTATGCGTTCGCAGATGGCAGCGTCCGGTTCCTCAAGTTTGGAAAATCGTTCATCCCGATAGACCTGTGGGCGACCGAGGACAAGTGGCGAACGAACGGAGCAGCGATGCAGTTTTGAAGGGACGTCTGGTCCGACGGGGGGCGAGCGCGGTGCGACGTTACTCAGTGACCGGCACAGGGAACCTGAAGTTTGTCCCAGT encodes:
- a CDS encoding prepilin-type cleavage/methylation domain-containing protein; translated protein: AIIAILAGMLLPALARAKEAGKRIACVNNLRQLSLATVMYVDENNGNYPSRESRGRWPSQLRDGYKDYRILKCPSDVPNPVSSGTDPINFPFDSTNRSYIINGWNDYFEASMGASFVPPAPVDKGMIESGIKEPSETIVFGEKHGEPPTPSDPTQHGHFYMDFLEGIGNDVTEVEQSRHSTASKNSRGGGSDYAFADGSVRFLKFGKSFIPIDLWATEDKWRTNGAAMQF